A single genomic interval of Litoreibacter ponti harbors:
- a CDS encoding ABC transporter permease has product MTVFIIRRLLQSVIVVAVMTVLVFAGVYAIGNPVEILISQDATEAERAAAIARLGLDKSLPQQYLAFLGNLLKGDLGTSFVFGEPALKLVLDRFPATMELAICAMIIAIFIGVPLGLYAGLRPDSWGGRTIMTGSIFGFSLPNFWQGLMLIMLFAVILQWLPAGGRGERGEFLGIESSFFSWDGLSHLILPAINLALFKTSLVIRLTRASVRETINLDYVKFARAKGLKPSRVIGLHVLKNIMIPLVTIIGLEFGSVIAFAVVTETVFAWPGMGKLIIDSIFQLDRPVIVAYLIVIVFLFITINLIVDILYAILDPRVRLSDQKA; this is encoded by the coding sequence ATGACGGTCTTCATCATTCGCAGGCTTCTTCAAAGCGTGATCGTCGTCGCGGTGATGACGGTGCTGGTATTTGCCGGGGTCTACGCCATCGGCAACCCGGTCGAGATCCTGATCAGTCAGGACGCGACCGAGGCGGAACGCGCAGCGGCAATCGCGCGGCTTGGTCTCGACAAGAGTTTGCCGCAGCAATACCTCGCCTTCCTCGGCAATCTTCTCAAGGGCGATCTGGGCACCAGCTTCGTCTTCGGCGAGCCTGCGTTGAAGCTTGTGCTGGACCGCTTCCCGGCGACGATGGAGTTGGCAATCTGCGCCATGATCATCGCGATTTTCATCGGTGTCCCCTTGGGCCTTTACGCTGGTCTGCGTCCCGACAGCTGGGGCGGCCGGACCATCATGACCGGGTCCATTTTCGGCTTTTCACTGCCCAATTTCTGGCAAGGGCTGATGCTGATCATGCTGTTTGCCGTGATCTTGCAATGGTTGCCCGCCGGTGGCCGAGGCGAGCGCGGCGAATTTTTGGGCATCGAAAGCAGTTTCTTTTCTTGGGACGGGCTCAGCCATCTGATCCTGCCCGCAATCAATCTTGCGCTTTTCAAGACCAGTCTCGTGATCCGTCTGACCCGCGCTTCTGTGCGTGAGACGATCAATCTGGACTACGTGAAGTTCGCGCGCGCCAAGGGGCTGAAGCCCAGCCGTGTCATCGGTTTGCACGTCTTGAAAAACATCATGATCCCGTTGGTCACGATCATCGGGCTTGAGTTCGGATCGGTCATCGCCTTTGCCGTCGTGACCGAGACAGTGTTTGCGTGGCCCGGCATGGGCAAGCTCATTATCGACAGCATCTTCCAGCTCGATCGTCCGGTGATCGTCGCCTATCTGATCGTGATTGTGTTTCTGTTCATCACGATCAACCTCATCGTCGACATCCTCTACGCCATTCTGGACCCACGCGTCCGGCTTTCGGATCAAAAGGCATGA
- a CDS encoding ABC transporter substrate-binding protein, with product MWKSLSAATFAVGLVMGAAAQAEDITIAVASEVTAMDPHYHNTGNNNQIVGLIYDRMLHQDSNQQLQPGLAVEWGPIADDVWQFKLREGVKFHDGSDLTAEDIVFSYERVPNVPNSPSSFATYTAGIAEITVVDDYTMQIRTNGPYPLLPIDLSTIQIVSSENPDATTEDYNAGTASIGSGPYKFVSYTPGESIVLEANQDYWGGAPQFDTVTYRPISSDAARVAALLAGDVDVISGVPTSDISTLEGNPDIVLSQGVSNRVIYLHVDSRRVYSPFVTDNEGNEIFNPLQDVNVRKAISMAIDRDTIVEEVMEGIAIPAGQVLPEGFFGVSDNIEVLEYDPEGAKQLLAEAGYPDGFKLTIHGPNDRYINDEQIAQAIAQMLTRVGIETAVETMPRSVYFGRATGDENGSEFSLMLVGWGSGTGEASSPLRALLATRNDETGLGRTNRGRYSSAPFDATLQMALNTVDDDMRAALLARATEIAMREVGLIPTHFQVNTWGTRKGLSYTPRTDEYTRPTNVVIE from the coding sequence ATGTGGAAATCGCTGTCTGCCGCGACATTCGCGGTAGGGTTGGTCATGGGCGCTGCAGCCCAGGCGGAGGACATCACCATCGCGGTGGCCTCCGAAGTCACGGCCATGGACCCGCACTACCATAACACCGGCAACAACAACCAAATCGTCGGCCTGATCTACGACCGGATGCTGCATCAGGACAGCAACCAGCAGCTTCAGCCCGGTCTCGCCGTCGAATGGGGGCCGATTGCGGATGACGTCTGGCAGTTCAAGCTGCGCGAAGGGGTGAAATTCCACGATGGCTCCGATCTGACTGCCGAAGACATCGTGTTCAGCTACGAGCGCGTGCCGAACGTGCCCAACAGCCCGTCCTCTTTTGCAACATACACCGCGGGTATTGCGGAGATTACCGTCGTTGATGACTACACCATGCAGATACGGACGAACGGCCCATACCCGCTGCTGCCGATCGATCTGTCGACGATCCAGATCGTCAGCTCGGAGAACCCCGATGCAACGACCGAGGACTACAATGCAGGCACCGCAAGCATCGGCAGTGGTCCCTACAAGTTCGTAAGCTACACGCCGGGCGAAAGCATCGTTCTCGAGGCCAATCAGGACTACTGGGGCGGTGCGCCGCAGTTCGACACCGTTACCTACCGGCCAATCAGCTCGGATGCCGCACGTGTCGCGGCGCTTCTGGCGGGCGACGTTGACGTGATTTCGGGCGTGCCGACATCCGACATCTCGACGTTGGAGGGCAACCCCGACATCGTCCTGAGCCAAGGTGTCTCCAACCGCGTGATCTACCTTCATGTCGACAGCCGCCGGGTCTATTCGCCCTTCGTGACCGACAATGAAGGCAACGAGATCTTCAACCCCCTGCAGGACGTCAACGTGCGCAAAGCCATCTCGATGGCGATTGACCGTGACACCATCGTGGAAGAGGTGATGGAAGGCATTGCGATCCCGGCCGGCCAGGTGCTGCCCGAAGGCTTCTTCGGCGTCTCCGACAACATCGAAGTGTTGGAATACGATCCCGAGGGCGCAAAACAGTTGCTGGCCGAGGCGGGCTACCCCGACGGCTTCAAGCTGACGATCCACGGCCCCAATGACCGCTACATCAACGATGAACAGATCGCGCAGGCCATCGCGCAGATGCTCACCCGCGTTGGCATCGAGACGGCGGTCGAAACCATGCCGCGGTCGGTCTATTTCGGTCGTGCGACGGGGGACGAGAACGGCTCCGAGTTCTCGCTGATGCTCGTTGGCTGGGGATCGGGCACGGGCGAGGCGTCTTCACCGCTCCGCGCGCTTCTGGCGACGCGCAATGACGAGACGGGCCTTGGCCGGACGAACCGGGGCCGCTACTCCAGCGCACCGTTCGATGCGACACTCCAGATGGCGCTCAACACCGTGGATGACGACATGCGCGCCGCGCTGCTCGCCCGCGCCACGGAAATCGCGATGCGCGAAGTTGGCCTGATCCCGACGCATTTCCAGGTCAACACCTGGGGCACGCGCAAGGGTCTGAGCTATACGCCGCGCACGGATGAGTACACCCGCCCCACCAACGTGGTGATCGAGTAA
- the argE gene encoding acetylornithine deacetylase, with protein MTTPDQPTSVEHLRKLVGFDTISDRSNLVLLDYLEDTLAPLGARLERIPNDTGEKANLIASFGPDDVPGYILSGHTDVVPVDGQAWASDPFELTERDGKLYARGSADMKGFLACCLTRAPRMAAAPLKIPLHLAFSYDEEVGCLGVRSLIGRLGEWKVPPRGCIVGEPTSMDIVTSHKAKRAFRAFVTGTPGHSSRAPHFVNAVDFAAEFVVELRRFGREIEACGPRDPLFDVPFTTTHIGLIEGGEALNIVPEHCHLEFELRALPNEDVDAMADHIQRFVDTELLPRMKDVSSEADFRLENTIAYPGLETAPEEDIVVVAKRLAGRNDHRKVAYGTEGGLFSKTGNIPTVVCGPGDIDRAHKANEFITRDELAACEAFIDALIEYASR; from the coding sequence ATGACGACGCCAGATCAGCCAACCAGCGTCGAGCATCTTCGAAAGTTGGTGGGATTCGACACGATCAGCGATCGCTCCAACCTTGTCTTGCTCGATTACCTCGAGGACACGCTGGCACCACTTGGCGCACGACTGGAACGCATCCCGAACGACACCGGAGAAAAGGCCAACCTGATCGCAAGCTTCGGGCCCGACGACGTGCCCGGATACATCCTGTCGGGCCACACCGACGTCGTGCCGGTGGACGGACAGGCCTGGGCGTCCGATCCGTTCGAGCTGACGGAACGCGATGGAAAACTCTACGCGCGCGGCTCTGCCGATATGAAAGGCTTTCTGGCCTGCTGCCTTACCAGAGCGCCCAGAATGGCCGCGGCCCCGCTGAAGATACCGCTGCATCTTGCCTTTTCCTACGACGAGGAGGTGGGCTGCCTAGGCGTTCGCAGCCTTATCGGGCGTTTGGGTGAATGGAAGGTGCCACCGCGGGGCTGCATCGTCGGTGAGCCGACGTCGATGGACATCGTGACCAGCCACAAGGCCAAACGTGCCTTTCGCGCCTTTGTCACCGGAACACCGGGCCATTCCTCCCGCGCGCCGCATTTCGTCAACGCTGTTGATTTCGCGGCGGAATTCGTGGTCGAACTGCGCCGGTTTGGGCGCGAGATCGAGGCCTGTGGACCCCGCGACCCCCTATTCGATGTGCCTTTCACGACCACCCATATCGGCCTGATCGAGGGCGGCGAGGCGCTGAATATCGTGCCCGAACACTGCCACCTTGAGTTTGAATTGCGTGCCTTGCCGAACGAAGATGTCGACGCCATGGCAGATCATATACAACGCTTCGTGGACACGGAGTTGCTGCCACGCATGAAGGACGTAAGCTCAGAGGCAGATTTTCGTCTTGAAAACACGATCGCCTATCCCGGTCTGGAAACCGCCCCCGAAGAGGACATTGTTGTCGTGGCCAAGCGGCTTGCCGGGCGAAACGATCATCGCAAAGTGGCCTACGGCACCGAGGGAGGGCTTTTCAGCAAGACAGGCAACATACCGACCGTCGTGTGCGGGCCCGGTGATATCGACCGGGCGCATAAGGCCAACGAATTCATCACCCGCGATGAGCTTGCGGCCTGCGAGGCGTTCATCGACGCGTTGATCGAATATGCCAGCCGATAG
- a CDS encoding M81 family metallopeptidase, producing the protein MTYRIALAGLHMECATFLPQLTLRDVFEAGTVRGADVIRKFRGSNTVMGGFLGVIDDAGAEAIPLLHSDGGAAGLADQAAVMSYRQEIVEHLTELDGGIDGLLLHLHGAMVTQDDLDPDATTLEAIRSAVGPDLPIMIALDYHANLDLASIAGATAAFGYRYSPHIDMGATGARAARCLLKTLAGDIRPAMAIARPGLILPSIFSATSLEPLKDLVDEAARLSEDSDAYRDVSLFAGFAYADVPNCGASVVAVVDGTPAQAAALSTRLSDKIARARAALSTPAPVYDLEQGIRRALAVSQSSDRPVVILEHADRANDSTHGLRALLPLADRARIAVPFLWDPAAVAMAMAAGEGAEVSLDLGGHSAPRAGGPVPVLAKVDAVRPDFTYRGTGEMRAGAEVRLGDTALLDVGGLKISVTSRSESAIDFDPFFQLDLDPVDYDIVLLRSKTHFRAAWEGFAAEIIIVDTPDYGPADISTLAYQHARP; encoded by the coding sequence ATGACGTATCGAATTGCCCTTGCCGGATTGCACATGGAGTGCGCGACCTTTCTACCGCAACTCACCCTCAGGGACGTCTTCGAGGCAGGAACGGTTCGCGGGGCGGATGTCATCCGCAAGTTCCGGGGCTCCAACACGGTCATGGGCGGTTTTCTGGGCGTCATCGATGATGCAGGGGCCGAAGCCATCCCGCTATTGCATTCCGATGGAGGTGCCGCCGGTCTGGCCGATCAAGCCGCCGTCATGTCCTACAGGCAGGAGATCGTCGAACATCTGACGGAACTGGATGGTGGGATCGACGGGCTGCTTTTGCACTTGCACGGCGCGATGGTGACCCAGGATGATCTGGACCCTGATGCAACGACGCTGGAGGCGATCCGATCCGCTGTCGGGCCGGACCTGCCGATCATGATAGCGCTGGATTATCACGCAAATCTCGATCTCGCTTCGATCGCCGGGGCGACTGCCGCGTTCGGGTATCGGTACTCTCCGCATATCGACATGGGCGCCACCGGCGCACGCGCCGCGCGCTGTCTTCTGAAGACGCTGGCAGGGGACATCCGCCCGGCCATGGCGATTGCGCGCCCGGGTCTTATCCTGCCTTCAATTTTCTCGGCAACCAGTCTTGAGCCGTTGAAGGACCTCGTCGACGAGGCCGCGCGGCTATCTGAGGACAGCGACGCGTATCGCGATGTCTCGCTTTTTGCCGGGTTCGCTTATGCCGACGTGCCCAACTGCGGCGCGTCGGTCGTGGCGGTGGTGGACGGGACACCGGCGCAGGCGGCGGCGTTGTCGACCAGACTGTCTGACAAAATCGCGCGCGCGCGTGCGGCCTTGTCTACGCCAGCGCCGGTGTATGATCTAGAGCAGGGCATTCGTCGCGCGCTCGCCGTCTCTCAAAGCTCCGATCGCCCTGTTGTCATTTTGGAACATGCAGACCGGGCCAATGACAGCACCCACGGCCTGCGCGCGTTATTGCCCTTGGCGGATCGTGCGCGCATTGCGGTGCCGTTTCTCTGGGACCCAGCTGCGGTGGCTATGGCAATGGCGGCGGGGGAGGGGGCTGAGGTCTCGCTTGACCTCGGAGGTCATTCCGCGCCGCGCGCCGGAGGTCCCGTTCCCGTTCTGGCCAAGGTGGATGCCGTGCGGCCGGATTTCACCTATCGCGGAACCGGCGAGATGCGGGCGGGGGCCGAAGTACGGCTTGGCGACACCGCGCTTCTGGACGTCGGCGGCCTGAAGATCAGTGTCACCAGCCGGTCCGAGAGTGCGATTGATTTCGATCCGTTCTTTCAGCTCGATCTGGACCCCGTCGATTACGATATCGTTCTCTTGCGCTCCAAAACGCATTTTCGAGCGGCGTGGGAGGGGTTCGCCGCCGAGATCATCATCGTCGACACGCCGGATTACGGGCCGGCTGACATCTCCACGCTCGCCTACCAGCACGCTCGACCGTGA
- a CDS encoding M81 family metallopeptidase gives MVRVAVLGVHLESNRFAPVTTRSDFDLRTWLEGEAILTDAKSAAPRQGAEIPAFLEEIQRHLDAEILPILVAAAEPGGPLDEAVFQTIQDTVRAKLTDHAPIDAVYVASHGAMVGVETLDPDGALLQTVRDVVGPKVPIVATLDLHANLSDRMADAADCLVGYRTNPHVDQADVAREAAIILARMVKGSEFHMAHLRLPLTPASVTLLTHEPGAYADRVEDAARLTDPHGALVNATVLGGFVYSDTPDNGIAAIVTASDRIVAEREAARLAGTLWADRHRFVRTLTSIADAVRAVTADDGLRWILSDAGDNPGGGGRGTSTDLLRALIDAKAARVLCGLFIDPDLAEDAAAAGVGAKITARFLRRGFDGFGEPFTARAEVLALSDGHVVGRRGLVAGRRVDLGTTAALGIRGLTVIVASNRKQCADPVYFEHLGLDPGQYRAVVVKSRGHFRAGFDEFFDQDQVLEVDTKGLTSPILSNFEFRGLPRPVYPLDTDAVWTPPDWAIPHLKALNLLP, from the coding sequence ATGGTCAGAGTTGCCGTCCTGGGGGTCCACCTCGAAAGTAATCGGTTCGCCCCGGTCACGACCCGTTCCGATTTCGACCTTCGGACCTGGCTCGAGGGCGAGGCGATCCTGACCGACGCCAAAAGCGCAGCGCCGCGGCAGGGCGCAGAGATCCCCGCATTTCTGGAGGAGATTCAACGCCATCTCGACGCCGAGATACTCCCAATACTCGTGGCGGCGGCGGAACCGGGTGGGCCTTTGGATGAGGCTGTCTTTCAAACCATCCAGGATACCGTGCGAGCCAAGTTGACGGATCACGCTCCCATCGACGCGGTCTATGTCGCCAGCCATGGTGCCATGGTCGGGGTCGAAACACTTGATCCTGACGGCGCGCTGTTGCAGACGGTTCGGGACGTCGTTGGGCCAAAGGTTCCGATTGTCGCGACGCTGGACCTGCATGCCAACCTCTCCGACCGGATGGCGGATGCCGCCGATTGTCTTGTCGGCTATCGCACCAACCCGCATGTCGATCAGGCCGATGTCGCCCGGGAGGCCGCGATCATCCTCGCCCGCATGGTGAAGGGTTCGGAGTTTCACATGGCCCATCTTCGCCTGCCACTTACGCCTGCCAGCGTGACTTTGCTGACCCATGAGCCGGGCGCGTATGCCGATCGCGTGGAGGATGCGGCCCGGCTGACAGACCCTCACGGTGCGCTCGTGAATGCGACCGTGCTTGGCGGTTTTGTCTACAGCGACACGCCAGACAACGGGATCGCTGCGATTGTGACAGCGTCCGATCGCATCGTGGCGGAGCGGGAAGCGGCCCGCCTTGCGGGTACGCTCTGGGCCGATCGCCATCGCTTCGTCCGTACGCTGACGTCGATCGCCGATGCCGTTCGCGCTGTCACGGCAGATGATGGATTGCGGTGGATCCTGTCTGATGCGGGCGACAATCCCGGCGGAGGGGGGCGGGGGACGTCAACTGACCTGTTGCGTGCGCTGATCGACGCAAAAGCCGCGCGCGTTCTTTGCGGTCTATTCATCGATCCCGACCTCGCGGAAGACGCCGCTGCGGCCGGTGTCGGCGCGAAGATCACGGCGCGCTTTCTGCGCCGAGGGTTCGATGGCTTTGGCGAGCCCTTCACCGCGCGGGCAGAGGTTCTTGCACTGAGCGATGGTCACGTGGTGGGGCGGCGCGGACTGGTGGCCGGACGCCGTGTGGACCTTGGAACCACCGCGGCCCTCGGGATCCGAGGGTTGACGGTGATTGTGGCGAGCAATCGCAAGCAATGCGCCGATCCCGTCTACTTCGAGCACCTTGGGCTTGATCCCGGCCAGTATCGGGCAGTGGTGGTGAAAAGCCGGGGTCATTTTCGCGCGGGTTTCGATGAATTCTTCGATCAAGATCAAGTGCTGGAAGTTGATACCAAGGGGCTGACAAGTCCGATCCTGAGCAATTTCGAATTCCGTGGATTGCCGCGACCGGTCTATCCCCTGGACACTGACGCGGTCTGGACACCGCCTGATTGGGCAATCCCGCATCTCAAGGCTTTGAACTTGTTGCCATGA
- a CDS encoding phosphogluconate dehydrogenase C-terminal domain-containing protein: MSESVDTTFARVLKDAKDEAARRGIPYQAAEDFQLGHLTILLAAAFGGNPGGKLSHGCMKAIEGAEPVIFKDRWMD, translated from the coding sequence TTGTCGGAATCCGTTGACACGACGTTTGCCAGAGTCTTGAAAGACGCCAAGGATGAGGCCGCGCGCCGGGGTATTCCCTATCAGGCGGCAGAGGACTTCCAACTTGGTCACCTAACGATCCTCTTGGCCGCGGCCTTTGGTGGAAATCCCGGTGGCAAGCTGTCTCATGGCTGCATGAAGGCGATCGAGGGGGCGGAGCCGGTCATCTTCAAGGATAGGTGGATGGACTAG
- a CDS encoding GNAT family N-acetyltransferase: protein MSDPRVAEHMPLLRFDWDAATVAGFVAKKEECWARDGLGHWAFLSDDRYVGWGGFQKEGDEWDFGLVLRPDAFGLGVRIARQAIDLAMTDERIPYVTFLLPPSRTNLRALERLGARQVGEIEYDGETFLKFRLETD, encoded by the coding sequence ATGTCTGACCCTCGCGTGGCGGAGCATATGCCGCTTTTGAGGTTTGACTGGGATGCTGCGACCGTGGCGGGGTTTGTTGCCAAGAAGGAAGAGTGTTGGGCGCGCGATGGGCTTGGGCACTGGGCGTTTTTATCCGATGACCGATATGTCGGTTGGGGCGGCTTCCAGAAAGAAGGGGACGAATGGGACTTCGGACTTGTCTTGCGGCCCGACGCCTTTGGCCTTGGGGTCCGCATCGCAAGACAGGCAATCGATCTCGCGATGACCGATGAGCGCATCCCATACGTGACTTTCCTTTTACCACCATCCCGAACAAACCTGCGCGCACTTGAAAGGCTTGGTGCGAGGCAGGTTGGCGAGATTGAATATGATGGAGAAACCTTCCTGAAATTCCGACTTGAGACGGACTGA
- a CDS encoding cold-shock protein: MANGTVKWFNSTKGFGFIAPESGGKDVFVHISAVERAGLTGLADDQKVTYDVEAGRDGRESAVNIVLA, from the coding sequence ATGGCTAATGGCACCGTCAAATGGTTCAACTCTACCAAAGGCTTCGGCTTTATCGCGCCCGAGAGCGGCGGCAAGGACGTGTTCGTGCACATCTCCGCCGTTGAGCGCGCAGGCCTGACTGGCCTCGCCGATGACCAGAAGGTCACGTATGACGTGGAAGCTGGCCGTGATGGCCGCGAAAGCGCAGTGAACATCGTCCTGGCCTAA
- the tmpT gene encoding thiopurine S-methyltransferase has protein sequence MALCTPLLHHDEADMDHDFWHAKWESGQIGFHNDQPHSKLVAHLGALTLDPGARIFVPLCGKTVDIPWLMAQGFRVAGAELNRSAIEQLFEDMQITPETRDAGSLTQFSAPGLDIFVGDIFELDSDMLGPVDAVYDRAALVALPAEMRADYAPHIDRLTACAPQLLITFEYDASTVSGPPFPVPGDEVARRYPKHTARLLEKTRVDGLKGVSPALELAWHLTKA, from the coding sequence TTGGCCCTCTGCACCCCATTGCTGCACCACGACGAGGCCGACATGGATCACGACTTCTGGCACGCCAAATGGGAGTCCGGGCAAATCGGCTTCCACAACGATCAGCCCCACTCCAAGCTTGTGGCCCATCTGGGCGCGCTGACCCTCGACCCCGGCGCGCGGATCTTCGTCCCGCTCTGCGGCAAGACGGTCGATATCCCCTGGCTGATGGCCCAAGGCTTCCGCGTCGCAGGCGCAGAGCTGAACCGCTCCGCCATCGAGCAACTGTTCGAAGACATGCAAATCACGCCAGAGACCCGAGACGCCGGGTCATTGACGCAGTTCAGCGCGCCCGGCCTCGATATTTTCGTCGGCGATATTTTCGAGCTGGACTCCGACATGCTTGGCCCTGTCGACGCGGTGTATGACCGTGCCGCGCTCGTGGCGCTGCCAGCTGAGATGCGCGCTGACTATGCCCCCCATATCGACCGCCTGACGGCATGCGCGCCGCAGCTGCTGATCACGTTCGAATACGACGCCAGTACCGTCTCCGGCCCGCCCTTTCCCGTCCCGGGCGATGAGGTCGCGCGCCGCTATCCCAAGCACACCGCCCGCCTGCTCGAAAAAACCCGCGTTGATGGGCTGAAGGGCGTTTCCCCCGCCCTTGAGCTTGCCTGGCACCTGACGAAAGCCTGA
- the arsH gene encoding arsenical resistance protein ArsH has product MTDTPQLDDAQFQVPAPPATATSTHAPRILLLYGSLRGTSYSRLMCEEAARVLTKLGAETKSFDPRGLPLPDAEDASHEKVAELRELVTWSEGMVWCSPERHGAMTGIMKAQIDWIPLSLGGVRPTQGKTLAVMQVNGGSQSFNTVNQLRILGRWMRLLTIPNQSSVPKAFLEFEKGRMTPSPFYDRMVDVMEELVRFTWLTRDLKEQLTDRYSERKESHAALSKRVNQKKV; this is encoded by the coding sequence ATGACCGACACACCCCAGCTCGACGACGCTCAGTTTCAGGTCCCGGCGCCGCCCGCAACCGCGACCAGTACCCACGCCCCGCGCATCCTGCTGCTCTACGGATCGCTGCGCGGGACCAGCTATTCGCGCCTGATGTGCGAAGAGGCCGCGCGCGTGCTGACCAAGCTCGGCGCGGAGACCAAGAGTTTCGATCCCCGCGGCCTGCCTCTTCCCGATGCGGAGGATGCCAGCCACGAGAAGGTCGCCGAACTGCGCGAACTGGTGACGTGGTCTGAGGGCATGGTCTGGTGCTCCCCCGAGCGCCACGGGGCCATGACCGGCATCATGAAAGCCCAGATCGACTGGATCCCGCTGTCGCTGGGCGGCGTGCGCCCGACCCAGGGCAAAACGCTGGCGGTGATGCAGGTCAATGGCGGCTCGCAGAGCTTCAACACGGTCAACCAGTTGCGCATCCTCGGCCGCTGGATGCGCCTGCTGACGATCCCGAACCAATCTTCGGTCCCGAAGGCGTTTCTGGAGTTCGAGAAAGGCCGCATGACGCCGTCGCCCTTCTACGACCGCATGGTCGACGTGATGGAAGAACTCGTCCGCTTCACCTGGCTTACCCGCGACCTGAAAGAGCAGCTTACCGACCGCTATTCCGAGCGCAAGGAGAGCCACGCCGCCCTGTCAAAACGGGTGAACCAGAAGAAGGTTTAG
- a CDS encoding inner membrane-spanning protein YciB, translating to MAEEKKISQGLKSALELGPVLLFFIAYTRLKDETYVFGGTEYSGFIVVTVLFIPLLLLSTAILWKLTGKLSRMQILTAVLVIVFGGLTAYFNDEKFFKIKTTIVYGLFAGLLGIGLLLKRSWLELVMDDFLPLKPEGWMILTRRLTAMFAALAIGNEIVWRTMSTDAWVKIETFGFPIALFAFFMSQSFLFQKYADEPDEEEA from the coding sequence ATGGCCGAAGAAAAGAAGATATCGCAAGGCCTGAAGTCGGCGCTGGAACTGGGCCCGGTCTTGCTGTTTTTCATCGCCTACACGCGGTTGAAGGACGAGACCTATGTCTTTGGTGGCACGGAATATTCCGGCTTCATCGTGGTCACTGTGCTGTTCATTCCGCTGCTGCTGCTGTCCACCGCGATCCTGTGGAAGCTGACGGGCAAGCTCAGCCGGATGCAGATCCTGACGGCGGTGCTGGTGATCGTCTTTGGCGGGCTGACCGCGTATTTCAACGACGAGAAGTTCTTCAAGATCAAGACCACGATCGTCTATGGCCTGTTCGCGGGGCTGCTCGGCATCGGGTTGCTGCTGAAGCGGTCCTGGCTGGAACTGGTGATGGACGATTTCCTCCCGCTCAAGCCCGAAGGCTGGATGATCCTGACCCGCCGCCTGACGGCGATGTTCGCCGCACTTGCCATCGGCAACGAGATCGTCTGGCGCACCATGTCCACCGACGCCTGGGTCAAGATCGAAACCTTCGGCTTCCCCATCGCCCTGTTCGCCTTCTTCATGTCCCAGAGCTTCCTGTTCCAGAAATACGCCGATGAGCCGGACGAGGAAGAGGCCTAA
- a CDS encoding EamA family transporter has translation MSQWITSLEGTEAGHTTALILAIMAAFLHALFGALQKGRHDPWLSRGAIDLSYGLIAAPFALFVVPWPEPHMWPIFATVFVIHVGYKLLQGFTYSRGAYTVVYPIVRGTGPLFTVIGAYFLFGETFNGVQWAGLATLLAGIYGLAIYNLRTITAQRDTMVSAMLLAIATGLFVALYTTYDAYGIRATADPFTFLAWFFFIDGLFFMPPVAGYLWWRNPDRPDLGPLMARGVLGAFVAFFSFGAIMLATRLDSVGEAAVLRETSTVFAALIGWAVLGEKVGPRRLTLMALIALGAVIVEMGG, from the coding sequence ATGAGCCAATGGATCACCAGCCTGGAAGGCACGGAGGCCGGCCACACGACCGCCCTGATCCTCGCCATCATGGCGGCCTTCCTGCACGCGTTGTTCGGGGCGCTGCAAAAGGGTCGTCACGACCCTTGGCTGTCGCGGGGGGCGATTGATCTCAGCTACGGGCTGATCGCGGCCCCGTTTGCGCTGTTCGTTGTCCCGTGGCCCGAGCCCCATATGTGGCCGATCTTCGCGACGGTCTTTGTGATCCATGTGGGCTATAAGCTGTTGCAGGGCTTCACGTATTCTCGCGGAGCCTACACGGTCGTCTACCCGATCGTGCGCGGCACTGGGCCGCTGTTTACGGTGATCGGCGCGTATTTCCTGTTCGGCGAGACGTTTAACGGTGTGCAGTGGGCCGGGCTCGCGACTTTGCTGGCGGGCATCTACGGGCTGGCGATTTACAATTTGCGCACGATCACCGCGCAGCGCGACACGATGGTCTCCGCCATGCTTCTGGCCATTGCGACGGGGCTCTTCGTGGCGCTCTACACGACCTACGACGCCTATGGCATTCGCGCGACGGCGGACCCGTTTACCTTTCTGGCGTGGTTTTTCTTTATCGACGGGCTGTTTTTCATGCCGCCCGTCGCGGGCTACCTTTGGTGGCGCAACCCGGATCGACCCGACCTTGGCCCGCTCATGGCGCGGGGCGTGTTGGGGGCGTTTGTCGCGTTTTTCTCCTTTGGGGCGATCATGCTGGCGACCCGGTTGGACAGTGTGGGCGAGGCGGCGGTGCTGCGGGAGACCTCGACCGTATTTGCGGCCTTGATCGGTTGGGCCGTTCTGGGCGAGAAGGTGGGACCGCGCCGCCTGACCTTGATGGCGCTGATCGCGCTCGGCGCGGTCATCGTGGAAATGGGAGGCTGA